TCAGCAACCCTGTCTGTACCGCTTTTCCGAACTGCCTGTCCAGCTACCAAACTGTCTATGTTGTCTAGTCCTTTCTCCGAGTAGCTGTAAAGCTTTTATAGAAAAAGAGCCGAACCACCAAGCGCACACCGTTCCAgagacaataaaaagaaaaaggcagTGTTAAAAGGCGGAGGCTGTTTAGGTTTCATTATGGGATTCCTAAAAAATTGAACTTTAGTGATTCCCATACCTTCTCCCCTACGTTACCACACTTgtatatcattatcatcataggTACAACAGCGTTTGActatgttaaaaaaaagatagGCTGTGCAAAAGCACTTGAGGATGTCTTGGTGTTCATACCAAGATGTTTAAAAGCACTGAAATTTGGGAGAGTTTGTACTTAAACATAGTGGTATTTTGAGTGCGTAAatagacaaggaaagaaagaggtAAACAGATGTGTGCTGTACATGTAAGAAAtaatatgtatgcatgtatgttttGTATATCACTTATTGCAAAAAGAAGTTACATTGGTGGTGAGGGCATGGACAAGAAGCCTGTGAAGGGTATGCCAAGGGCTTGTGCTTTCATCAAACACGTATGCTGCTTGATGGAAGGCAATAGCAATAGCGGATTCCTCTGACATGTGGAAAAAGCAACACATTGTAGGAAAGAGTGTCGTGCGCTTTTTCGCATAagagcttcttttttttccacagcTTACGGCGATCGTTGTACTGAAATGGGTAAGATTGGTTCTTTTTGACGTTTGATATTGTATTTCTATGGTATGTCCACAGGTTCTCCGGTCAGTCGACCTCGATGACATGCAAAAGGACAGTATCAGCTTCTTTCACGTGCCCATTTTGGACACATTCTTTGCTGGCAGCACGACGGCATTTAAAGGAGTGATCATCGGCCTGCCCCTCACCTTCAGTTACACGACGAAGGAAGACGTGCAGACAAGGAGCCTGCTCATTCACGGTTCCAAAGCGCCAGATTGGGAAACCAAAGAGGCGGAGCAACTAAAGAAATCGCTCGTGCTCAGTGACAAAGCGCAGAGGTTTGTCATCGCAAGGGACATCAGTTGGGCAAACACCTACTATGTCCAGTTCCAGTCAGCAGCGCTCTCCTTCTCTGTCCTCAACTGTTACTTCATGAGTCGCCTTATCAATGACAGGTTCAACTTGCTGATTCGTGCACCTCGTACTTTTCGTGTGGCGCTGTATGGTGTAGTAGTGGCACTTCATGCGACTGTGTACATCGGCTTCAAGGATGCCATGAGCCAGTACTGGGACAAGAAAGCGGACAGCGAGGCAGCTTCCCTGGGGAGAGATTATGTTGAGGGCGGTGTAGAGTATTATGAGAAACTTCTTCAGAGGAACAGGGCTCTGAGGGAATTGCTGGGGGATGAGGGACGCAAGTATTACACTTCGAAAGGTAATATTGACAGGATAATTCGGTCCGACCATGTCCCAATCACGCACAGATTGGAAGGCTTGAAAAATAGGCTGCAGACGGCCAGTAAAAGTGAACTTGCTGCCTGATGTTTCTCTGAACCGAACATAGACTGACTTTTGTAGTATATATTGAGTTATTTCTATTTCCGTGCTAATAAAGGATATACCTAAAACAAAGACTGTGCGCATAACCAAATCTTCCAGCAGTTTAATGGCTGTCCAAAAAATGTAACATTAGTGTTATCCACTCGGGTGTTTCCAGTAATCTAGTGCTCGTGACTTGTTTTGGACCTTTGAAAGCAAATCGTGCTCACAAGATAAATAAGCTGAATCCCAGGATCTCAAAAGAGATATCTCAAATAGAGTATCTTGCCATACTAGAGGCACTTCTTTTCAAATCAATAATAACGGAACCAAAAGAACTTGTTGAATAGAAGCTGAAATGGATTGTTACGGATTACAACCACTGTTTTTTGTGATATATTGCCTAATAAGCACTTCTTTAATATGCAGAATAGAAGCTTAAATAGATTTTTACAGCTTGCAACCACTGTTCTTGGTGATATATTGCCTAATAAGCATTTCTTGAATATGCTAGCAAGGCACTTCTAGTGTTCGACTCGGCGCAACGTCAGAATAAACTCTAGCTCATGGTACTCTGTTGCCACGCTCATGAAACAGTACAACCAGTGCTTCTACTCTTTGCGAAAGCACAGCAACTGCATCAGATTACGCAGTCATTTCACTGGTCATGGCATAgagagcttcactgcatggccATAAGACTCCTCATGTCTGGCAAGTGACCATGACTGCAGGAGCTTCAGATACTATTTGGGTCATGAAAAGAATAAGGTTTTGCCTCAACAAGACTAAGCAACCTACCAACAAATGTCATGTTCAGAATGGCACTTGCACCAAGGGACTCAGGCTGTTCTTTCCGATTTTAGCTTGGGTAACACACAAAAACTTCACTTCCTCAAAACGCCCCCCTGCCCTGCCAATATCTTTCAGAAACCTCAGTGTCCAACGTTGGCACTTTTTTAAGCAACAAACCCAACAAGTCAAATTATTATCACACCTTTTCTTTGTACTTTAGCAATATTCGAAAAAAGACTTTGTCCGCACTATCAGTTAGTAAAGCGAGAAGAACTATGTAGCATTGAGCCCTATGCATCACTATGTAACAGCACCCTAAATAGACTTGTCATGAACATTCATGTAACAGAGGAGAAGCAGCATGTTTTGTGTAACGTTTTTAATTTCTTTCTCCTCCTTGCATCACTTAGAACGCTGTGGCATTTCAATATCCTCGAGGAGTGGACGTCTGTTCAAGATGACCACAATTTTAAAAGCAGACATTTAGGTTGCTAAAAGAAAACACAAAGACGAAGTCATACATAACGCTCTGCTGTAAGAAGTAGTCATATGCGCACACATACGCAGTCACACAAGCAATATATATACAGGATGCTCTATTTTGGACAGGAAACTATGCAATGTACACATACACCAAACAATGGTTCAAGCACGTCTTGTAGACAAGTTGTTAAACGTTCTGTTGGCTCTGTATCAACATCACCTaaaaacgagttttttttttttttctttgcctccGACTGCGGCTGTTCACACACCAAGTACAAAACACGTTGATGGCAGTGGTACAGATACGTGGCTACAGAAACCTGTGCACCATTATTAAAAGGCCTTATGCTTCCCCACTTAAATTTCCAATGTGCACACTGAATGCTAGATGCTGTCGATGGGAACGGGCTGCAGTACCTGCTAGGTTAGCTTCACAAAAGCAATAGGAATGACACTGGTTTCTCAATCTACCAATTTTCTTTATAGAAAAAGCCATGGCCATGGCAACAGCTGTGTTTGAAAATTTGAATGCTATAGTTTGCTGCAGGGATAGTGAGGACAGGGCTCATTTAGGGAAAGTCAAGACAACAATGCAAACACTGGTCCAAAAAAAGACTGGCCAGACATTCCGTTCATTTATGCCTTGTGCAACACTGTATTACAAAGCCAGTTTTCCAACACGAGACTATTTATGACATTTTTTTCCCCTGTGACGTTTTACAGTCAGCATAAAAGCAAAGGTGTTTGGACAGCCGTGTGAATGTgacgagaaaagaaaacaagtggATGGACTTGGAATTGTATAGGTTGAAATCTGGCATAAACCCTAACACTGAACAGTGCAAATCCGTGGCTTTTACTTCATAAGCTTCAAGATTCATACCATTAAAAACTTATTTAAATAAAAAGAAGTTTTCACCAGGCattataaaaataaacaaattcaGTCCATCTTGTCTCAATTCATAAATGAAACATGCACCAAAAAAATAGATAAAGGTGGGTAGCTGGCAAGGTAAGCAGGGGTGGGTTTGTGTCGACAGCACTAGATTTATTAATGCATTATAAAGAACCTTTGGTACCTTAGATTCAAAACTGTAGTGTGATAATTGATAAATGACATACAAATAAATATAAATTATGGCAACTGACGAAGCCAACATGGGCATTCTTTCACATAATCAGCACGAGACATAACTTACAAATTTAAAGAGCTTGATGTGTGCCGATATTCATGTTTATTTGTGCCAATGACATCCATATCATTGCATAAGAGGTGTAGAATATCGGTGATCTATGGAAACTGCCAATACATACGCAATTTACCAGTTCACTTTCAtccgactgcaccaccacactGCCTTCTAGCTTCAAGGCTAAAGCCACCCTTATGTTCGTATATATAAGTCCTCATACCAATAGGCTCCCTTAAGAACTAACAAAAAAGCCCTTTGACTTATCACAAGACAAGTGCTTCTCAACATAGCAGTGTCCGCAAGTCTGTGGTTGAGCCTCATGTAGCCACAGTAGTTTCTGCAATGCCACAAGAACCAAGGTATCCGGCATTCAATTTCATCCAACAATACAGAAGTACAATTACCTGCACCTATTGAGTGCGTTTTCATTTCTTTCCCCATCGTACAACTACCAACACGTTGAACTACGAAGAAAATTAAGCCAATTTTTCGAGCCTCACACAAAAGAAGTTACAGTAATTTTAAGCAAACTTTGAAATATGTGTTAGCCCATGGTAGAGATCAGTTGCGATTTAGAACTGAAAGGTAAAATGTGGCTACAGTTTAGATTAATGCTGCTGCTTTACCAACAGCTACGTATACACATTGGCCCAGCAGACTTCAGCCAATATTAACGAGAACCCATGCTCTTTAGGAACTGAGAAGAATGCAAGTTGAGTGTGCTAGCAAAATTTAATAATCCATCTGTGGCCCATGTGTAAATTGCTAGGCTCAGTTGCTTCCTCGACAGGCATCACACCCCCATCCACAGGTTGCACACATGCTGCATTTCCTGGCTCACCAACCTTGGGATGTCCTCTGGGCACGACTCTTAAAAAGTTCAGGATAGATTGACCTTTCTACAGCACAAGTTTTTGAGAAGCCATGAAGAGTTATCTCCGATGCACAAGCACTCATGACGAGTGGTGTGCATCACTTAACAAAACACCGCCCGCCTGTACTGCTAGCAGTGTAGCCTGTTGAACACCACTGGTCAGAAAGCATTTCTTTGAACGAAACAAACATAGCCAAGGTTTGAAAAAAACGAACTAAAGAGGTGCATGCGCGTTTCGAAAACTGTCAGACCCTTCCGCTATTTTTCTTCTCACTTACTATGCTAATAAACAGAGCGAGCGTGAGGACTAGGAGTGATGCGATGCATCACATTGGCAAAAGTGGCAAACATCGCATCTACGGGCAAACATCGCATCTTGTAGTTGCACTTTTTTCTCACCACGAAATGTGCCTTCTCTAGGCTGAAATAGAGCCAGGCATAACAAAATGCATATTTGTACTTGTTTGTGCCGATTTAGTCTGTTTTTCGTCGTACTGGATGCACAGGTTCAGCTATGTAACACAGTACAGGCTTACTTTTTTATCAATTTGATTCTGCCAATTCAGTTGTGTTGCATGGTCTTGTGTCAAGTCGGCGCCGAATGTAACCAGTAACTGCACTAACTCTTGGCAGTGGATTAATTAGCTGCTCTGAAGTAGCTACTATTGTGCCAGTGGATGTGGAACTCAAGAGAACTCTGTCGCAGAATCGATTACGACAGACAAGTTGTTGAACAGATCCCACCAGTTTAACTTCCCACATTTGACAGCTTAACTTTTTCATAGGGGTGACTGAAGTCGACACTGAGCTGGCGGAGAAATGTGTCGGCaagtctgttcaaacaaaaaggAATACAAGAAATGAAAATGGGAGGCAGAGCACTCGAAAGGCCCTATTGGTACGGGGAGAAGTGTACGCATCGGGTATGAGACAATGATCTACAGGTTACTTTTTTGGTTGGGTCAAAGGTTAACTTCTAACCACCACTTTCGTCGACAATCCTTGGACAATTGGGGAAAGTGTATGCTCCATAAGCACCCCGCTGActggaagcgaaaaaaaaagtatgatgATATTCCCAAGCACGGTTTGCAATTAAGTGTCAACATGGCAGGTGTGTGTTCTTTGCAGAAGCGGATTCCTGAAGAAACAGAAGCCGGCATAGTCACAATccacacttcaagtaccaccgtTCTCATTCTCATCACCACCTTATTTCCTACGTCTTCACTGGCACATTTTCTTCATTATTAATTCTCTCTGTGCAATGGCAGGGAAGAGAAGTGCCAATACAAATGCTCGAGGCTTTGAAATCTCCTATTTTTGTTGCTAATACATATTTATGTAGAAGCCAGTACAAACTGCATGGTGTTCAGTAGATCCAAGCATTTTCTGTATATTTGAAACTTCGAATATGAGAAACACCATAGAAAAGTTTAAATATTTATAGATTGCGAGCACTGGACATCGCAACATACAGAGCTTCACACTAGCTAGACACCGCATGCTATGTATGCGCAGTTCTGCATGTCCAGTGTTAATTTAAGAAGCTATGACACAGCAAGGATGTCCAACACAGCTATCTTTAACTGACATAACTTGACATTTCTGCACCACTGGCACGCAAATGAATGAACCCTCCCGAGCTCGTATCACACGTTgcatgctccgctgtgtttgttACGCTGAACACCGATGTACACATTTCTGGCGTGTTTACATTTCTCAAAAAATTATAATTTTCAGCTACCAACACCGCTTCATTACACCGGGAAGGAGTCCAACAGCACGGCACTTCAATGAGAAAAGGTAGACAAATTATGAAAAACAATGATGGTCTCTTGGctaaaacaaaaaattgtgaaGAACGTAGCAGGGAGGAGACCAATCTAGCTTTCCTTCTATCACATCACTGTGGACACCGCTACCAAGAGACCAGAAGAAATGAAGGGACGGTAACAGGGTTTTCAAACATTTATCTACAATGACAAAGTTCACACcattatttacaaaaaaaaatcctaGAGAGGGCACTATAAAAATACAGCAGCCGCTGCGGCAGCAAGACAGCAACAACATTTGCACAGTCTCTTCGCGATGGAAATACCTGACGAGGATTCACTGGGAAAAAGCGTCGACACACCTGCCGTCACACAACGTGTAAAATGGTTCACGTGCTGTAGGAGGAACATTCGTCTGCGTACGCACGCACTTAGGTGCCACAAATGATGGCAGCGATGGCCGTGAACACGTTTTGTGTCACTCTCAGTGCAGCTGCCGCGTGTGCACAGCACGTTGTTGCCAGTTGTGGGCACGGTTCCTCGTGCAAACTTAGGAGTTTTTTTCTAAATTCCGCAGTCCACAAGCTTCATACTTGTAGCGGTGCTGCCGTGTGGTAGAAGTGGTGGGCCTTGTGTGAAACAAACGCACGAAAAGAGAGTGACCATGGCAAAACGAGGACCAGCGCTGCAGTTGTGTTCAGTGATGAACGAATGAGTCCTTGTATTCTGGCACGAGCCGACAGAGGATGTGTTGGTTTGTCCTTTCATCAAACGGTGGTTGTTAAGCAtctgaaagaacaaaaaataatGCAGTTTTTAAGCTCCTGTGGTTGTTTCATGAGCACTTACCAACATAAACCCTAACGCTATGtttgataaagaaaaaaagtagacAACCACATCAAGGAACTGGAATTGCATGTTTATGATACTTTGTTAAGCCACAGAGTCAAAATTCGTTTATCTATACTGTGAAAATATTTGCTGTGAAGtagctaagtaaaaaaaaagaacaattgtCGGGCATAAAAACTTGCTGAATGCATTAATGTAATTGTGAAACAGCCTCTTAAGTATAACAGATTTAGCAACATAACTGGAATATCATTAGTAACATGTTCCTTACCTCTGGTACTCGGGCAAGGGCTTGACAACACCATCTGTGAAAGGAGAAAGTGTGCAAGTCACTTCTACAGTGTCATTTGATAAACGAGGCAAAGAATACGATCAAGAAAATGTTGAAAAATAACTGGCTTACCATTGTACACCTTGAGGATAGCCTCACACACAAACTTGTACTGACTCTGCAAGAACACAGAAAGTTCATACGTTAGTCCATACTGAATTCCAAATTGGAGTCATATTCATAGTTCTTAATCGAAATGgagaagttagaaaaaaaaaaacgaaattgagctaaaaaaaaaaaactttccctaGTAAGAGCCGATTTTGTCACCTCCTATGTAGGTTGTTAACAAGAATTGCAAAACTACTTATAGCACCTTGAAAAATGCATTATTGCGATACTACTCTTATGGTGACGTTTCACAGCACAGTAGAATCTTACTCAACGCAGCCTGAATTAACTATAAAAACATCGTAAAAACCCGCGCAAAGCTCAGGGTTTTCCGCTAGACTTTACTATGCAAAATTTCTGCCCCAGACTATATGCATATACCAAGAATGTTCGGGCAGAACTGGTAATTTTGGTTTCGACAATACGTGGTGCTTCATCATCAGGTGTCTGCACGCTTCTGCGGTAGGTACCGTATAAACCAAAAcataagtcgagatattttcatTAAAATAATAAGCTAATGTCGCCCCTCATCTTATATAACGGTGTCTAGCTGAAAGtgtgccgctgtctggcaacatgtggcttgcaagTGCTTGAGAAGCCGAACGCGGCCACATCCGCATCCAAATCCAATCGCaggcagttttttgttttctctcgctctctctgtcTGTTTTCTTCGTGTTCATAATTTGCTTCCGATTTGTTCCgagttttcgctccgcttgacattgcactgcatttttagtggtcttttttttttccttcaatgaATACGAGTAGCAGTACGAGGatgcagtactcagctgcgtttaaactagatattgttgagttcgcagaagcgaacgAAAATATGGCTGGTCAGCGCCGCTTTGGTCTATCGGAAAAAAGGATGAGGATGGGGCgtttgtcacacatgtcccgtttattagggaggcgattgccgggctaattccaagagccgaagtatcggccccccgaaccgcaccacgaaagcgtggacaatttagaagtggtccttattggtgcgccagcggacgccggctgtggcccaaagaacaagacagagccgagagttgataaacaaacaaattatattctcaataatggcagatcgaaaataatacacaaaaatgcacactccacaatagttacatacaatacgtcaccaatcagacaacgtactacacagtacaatcagccacactcaaaacaactgacacagacaacaatacgcactacaatgcagtcgcatgcattgaacaaccaagacacttaaggactaaagagatagaaaacctattcagtccaaagtccttggaacaaaagtctgaatgatactctttcgagaatcactcactcaaagtccagcgttgttgtcgttccgtagttctcgaagtttctcttccaggaaacctcgcgtcctcaaatggccactctccaagcttcaaacttcttcgccggaaatccgtcggcttcacacacgcagctgttgcccgcgtcttcgctcgatagcggtaaacccacgctcttgcctgtagctcgagccgtccctacggaccaaaaacttcgccgactacatggcggactctctacgcactctggcgctcacttccgtctcctcctgttctgtcactacgggcagaaccttcgccgactacacggcggaattcctacgcgctccggcgctaactttccgtcttctcctgatttctcgtcttggccgctcgattaaataccttccgcgccaccttccagaaatttctcgtcatttcgtcggcgcgatgcgcagcgaaggctggggagaggcacgagacggttcgactgccctctccggaggatgattcactcggtctgaccccgcctccttcgttctagaaaaatcgcggccttgctgggccgccgatgtggggtgaggagcatcgtctgcgaagccgtgcttctgcggggagagcgcgcgcccgggagccctggatgtttgctttcgttttttttttctttttacctcgcggcgtttctgccgcccgttgtcgcaaggatttggcggcgcgctcttttttagcgctcgttctgtgacactgccccccactttaagaatattatctcataatattcaaaaccacacaaacgagcgcgaacagtcaccacacattctcacagactgtaacacaatccgtcgctcatgacacttcacattcacaatatatcactcaatacaatcgtacattgtagttcaattccacaacacatgaaatatagccacaggtacatgcctacaacacttcatcacacattctaaacaatacaaacgtacaaagttctgtctatccaacaattatacaacacgatacatcacaccatcgcacagaacactgactcactcgacatacacttgagacacaggataacaagaacattaacacaacatatgtcactcagcactgcccaacacattctgattcgacttaaACACTTATCCTgggtacttcgagcagcgcttgcgcccctttttgcggtgctcgctcgatctcttcttgtgcttccacgttctttttcggcgagccctttccaacgatgatatctgaggcgtcgtctcagccatcgttgtgtcttccgacaccgttaacgcgtcattacattcgacgggtcctgtctgtttatttacccgcttgatgaTGCCTGTACGtcttgcccggctggccaactccgtctcctttacactgtcggtcggttgaggtcgtgccgacgtaagtccggttgctcggcccgtgaacttattcgacacgatcgtcttctccttcgctgtctcttgcgccgcggcttcgcctcgggctctagtgagatccgtcacgggatgctcctccactgtatctcgcggccgctgtgttggcgagggctctaacttcgggtcttctcccaaacattctggatcacttggccctcgcgccccgtcgatgtttccgatgacaaggtcatacaggggggtcgtcatgcataacgcagtaaccttcccgctgaagtacggggtttcaacctcaatttcggcttcgggaagcatccggaacgtacggtcaattaggcaaaccggtttcgttctggctgtcaactctctttcccgtaccaaatttctccgcacgataaccgtggagctaccggtgtctcttaggaccgtaatcttcttgcctgcaacctttccaggcagcgttggcattcccttcgtaacaccggttggctgttttgacattacagcacccacaataggaattttctccccattcttcaactctacgaatccatcagtgacggcattattatcagatttcggtgccgcttgcacacaggatacctggtgagtttgactcactccgttccgacatgcgtctgctttgtgcccagtctgaccacacttaaaacattttactgccgtagggctcgtaaagatcgttcgacagtttttcgcgcgatgacccactcggttgcacagaaaacatcgcggaatgctctctggtgcacgcttcttttcttcgggagccaatttcttcgaatcatcgggacaatccttcttgaccttggccaaattagttccaccttgcgcttccaagaattgatcagccaattcaagcatgtcttcaagtgacttagctctcctctctttcaagtacagcgacaggcttgggtggcaactagtaagaaattgttctctaattaggagctctctaagctcatcgtactcctgcgctgtccctgaaagttcaatccatctgtcgaaataatggcaaagtcgggcggcatactgcgtagccgtctcaccatcagctggctttcctgtccgaaatctgtcccggaatccttccacagtaaatctaaatcgcttcagcaaagcagctttcacctttgcatagttggctgcatcggtcggcgtcagcctaccgtacacactgagcgcttcaccactcaagcaagtactcaaagcagttgcccattgatgttccggccaattctggctcttcgcaatcgtctcaaatcggtgaaggtacgcgtcaaggtcgtccttcctttcatcaaacgccacgagcagcttgcttgggttcaagcggaagccatgatcttcccgttcgctgctttcaactctagcttggacgggagtttcgcttcgctgttgcaaacggagccgctcgagttccatctcgtgctgacgct
Above is a window of Rhipicephalus microplus isolate Deutch F79 chromosome 1, USDA_Rmic, whole genome shotgun sequence DNA encoding:
- the LOC119178456 gene encoding transmembrane protein 177-like — protein: MASRWFLSEAGRKAAGLAGLTGGFIGAMVGLLPHTHLLEQYKGIVQAYKDGKPVALDPAVKKRAEEVLRSVDLDDMQKDSISFFHVPILDTFFAGSTTAFKGVIIGLPLTFSYTTKEDVQTRSLLIHGSKAPDWETKEAEQLKKSLVLSDKAQRFVIARDISWANTYYVQFQSAALSFSVLNCYFMSRLINDRFNLLIRAPRTFRVALYGVVVALHATVYIGFKDAMSQYWDKKADSEAASLGRDYVEGGVEYYEKLLQRNRALRELLGDEGRKYYTSKGNIDRIIRSDHVPITHRLEGLKNRLQTASKSELAA